A window of Xiphophorus hellerii strain 12219 chromosome 19, Xiphophorus_hellerii-4.1, whole genome shotgun sequence contains these coding sequences:
- the pcnx4 gene encoding LOW QUALITY PROTEIN: pecanex-like protein 4 (The sequence of the model RefSeq protein was modified relative to this genomic sequence to represent the inferred CDS: inserted 2 bases in 1 codon; deleted 4 bases in 4 codons) → MVRMGPDVPLLNEYKQEFFWKRFPQTVLGGPRFKLGYCAPPYVYVNQAVLFLTPWLFGGVGTLLWQLQLLQELYAAVLSGMLMFAAAAGVQALALHAARRSGTVVERLGAPNNLVDEEEVEFTQCISPETVRFIAPGKRFGLNVVLHTVLAGVLCGFGTWYVFLGRLTALYGSTGASLVVFVLSWVTLCIAEYSLIVNTAAETATFQAQDTYEITPLTRPLYVFIFIAVDLADRFSHAVPELQLASQTLHVVFVFLPVLWALGVLPPLDALLLWGMEQVLVFGLGGSPMSSNIRLLFMCAVSFGVAVCNYFIPSSLGVVLFSTSAGFLLSLDLSQVGALCRRQRTSFRDHRVHSGGSPSFPLTSFGWSLGCRELLLFSSLLAAATAEAGLLHHFIGSAQSQVLVTEPQGLVSYLLIILFSLCWALREIQGAYVVAGMFLNPLYPKGMSNVQSFKQKSRGLHVAAAIRRVLLYLVSPFAMVAFLSMDESLRLLHSVTVSVGLTRAFRVVWQSSEDALLQMVVVILVQLVAGSKTLSGWDALGTGVQLLLVGLLMDRLGQFVAKLKFTLTVLVTSWTEKKQRRQSAGTLLALNASLWPLVLAVVTLSAVLAAPLLPLFTLPIFLVGFPRPQRSWPGPVGMACPCPDSVFYQQMSGSLASALTTAFASGSLGSVAPGSHFLGRFQDRMVWIMILERGYGYCTVNIKGLELQETSCHTVEARRVDEVFEAAFERPERLGFTQGFNLHWGNALTPCAALAVRVYSDARNVLSGIIDSHDNLRKLQEDFMKALTWLLLRNCVQRQKGLLWSSEVGSTIGGVKSQSSQLAQTTCNPPSEAVVVESNMSSLRFRQDSSSLTSFGDWSDEDDLFGPQPARRTVALVTAEAQRGHAALQTGASLPGSVEMDSLFENMALSALQPLQPLGLSIGMPAXVDRGRNPEVLRESPHLNFSCPQSEVFNLPPVWRTAPLLPSRLLSLRPLFPEEWFRFSLGRFGLAAQGEPLEDMTKALKEDEVLKELHVKVALSCLISVGAESAFTSPSYIYRLYCGDVPWTEGLDWLSSSKDLYQLTLQAFRFSFKLLFDQASLGPMESPEELFSTLEEYERDWYIGLVTERGWHDSVLQEKPFLFSLGHDLTMGTYTGRVLSLQEQLVQVGRLNGEGVRGQWANLSWELLYATNDDEERYSIQAHPFMLRNLTVQAADPPLGYPIYSSAPLHFPCL, encoded by the exons ATGGTCAGAATGGGGCCAGATGTGCCCCTTCTTAATGAGTACAAGCAAGAGTTCTTCTGGAAGCGCTTCCCCCAAACCGTGTTGGGGGGTCCCCGCTTCAAGCTAGGCTACTGTGCCCCGCCTTACGTATACGTCAACCAAGCGGTTTTGTTCCTGACGCCATGGCTGTTCGGCGGCGTCGGCACGCTGCTCTGg cagctgcagctgctccaggaGCTTTATGCCGCCGTTCTCTCTGGCATGCTCATGTTcgcagctgcagcaggtgtTCAGGCGCTGGCGCTGCACGCTGCACGGAGGAGTGGCACAGTAGTGGAGAGACTTGGCGCGCCCAACAACCTGGTTGATGAGGAGGAGGTGGAGTTCACCCAATGCATCAGCCCGGAGACGGTGAGATTCATCGCTCCGGGGAAGCGGTTCGGCCTGAATGTGGTTCTGCACACGGTCCTAGCTGGAGTTCTGTGCGGCTTCGGGACGTGGTACGTGTTCCTGGGCCGACTGACGGCTCTGTACGGCAGCACCGGCGCCTCCCTTGTCGTGTTTGTCCTCAGCTGGGTGACTCTGTGTATAGCCGAATACTCCCTCATCGTAAATACGGCCGCAGAGACGGCTACTTTCCAAGCACAGGACACGTACGAGATCACGCCGCTCACCCGGCCGCTCTACGTTTTTATCTTCATCGCCGTGGATTTGGCTGACAG GTTCTCCCACGCTGTTCCTGAGCTCCAGCTGGCCAGCCAGACTCTACACGTGGTTTTCGTCTTCCTGCCTGTGCTCTGGGCGCTGGGGGTTCTGCCGCCGCTCGACGCCTTGCTGCTCTGGGGAATGGAGCAGGTTCTGGTGTTTGGCCTGGGAGGCTCACCCATGTCCAGCAACATCAG GCTGCTCTTCATGTGCGCCGTGTCCTTTGGCGTCGCTGTTTGTAATTACTTCATCCCGTCATCGCTGGGCGTTGTCCTCTTCTCCACCTCTGCCGGGTTTCTGCTGAGCCTGGACCTGAGCCAGGTCGGCGCGCTCTGCAGGCGCCAGAGAACCTCCTTCAGGGACCACAGAGTTCACAGCGGGGGGTCGCCATCTTTCCCTCTCACTTCCTTCGGCTGGAGCCTCGGCTGCCGGGAGCTGCTTCTGTTTTCCAGCCTGCTGGCGGCGGCCACGGCGGAGGCTGGACTGTTGCATCACTTCATTGGCTCAGCTCAGTCCCAAGTCTTGGTTACAGAACCTCAGGGTCTGGTTAGCTACCTCCTCATCATacttttctctctttgctgGGCTCTAAGAGAGATCCAGGGTGCTTATGTAGTTGCAGGGATGTTCCTGAATCCCCTGTACCCTAAAGGAATGTCCAATGTTCAGAGCTTCAAGCAAAAGAGCAGAGGGTTGCACGTAGCTGCTGCGATCCGAAGAGTCCTACTTTATCTTG TGTCTCCGTTTGCAATGGTTGCTTTTCTGTCTATGGACGAATCTCTGCGGTTGCTCCACAGTGTCACCGTCAGTGTGGGATTGACGAGAGCATTTAGAGTG GTGTGGCAGAGCTCAGAGGACGCCCTTTTGCAGATGGTGGTGGTGATCTTAGTGCAGCTTGTAGCTGGAAGTAAAACCCTATCCGGATGGGACGCCTTAGGAACTGGAGTTCAGCTTCTTCTG GTGGGTCTGTTGATGGACAGACTGGGTCAGTTCGTAGCCAAGCTGAAGTTCACCCTCACTGTCCTGGTGACGTCCTGGACAGAGAAGAAGCAGCGGCGTCAGTCGGCCGGCACTCTCCTGGCTCTCAACGCCTCGCTGTGGCCGCTGGTGCTGGCTGTGGTTACTCTCTCTGCCGTGCTCGCTGCCCCCCTGCTGCCCCTTTTCACCCTGCCCATCTTCCTCGTGGGATTTCCCAGGCCACAGCGCAGTTGGCCAGGCCCAGTGGGGATGGCCTGTCCCTGTCCGGACTCCGTCTTCTACCAGCAGATGAGTGGAAGCTTGGCCTCTGCTCTAACGACGGCCTTTGCAAGCGGTTCACTCG GTTCTGTCGCCCCAGGCTCTCATTTTCTGGGACGTTTCCAGGACCGTATGGTTTGGATAATGATCCTGGAGAGAGGATACGGCTATTGTACAGTTAATATTAAG GGTTTGGAGCTGCAGGAGACGTCCTGCCACACGGTGGAGGCCCGCCGGGTGGATGAGGTGTTCGAGGCCGCCTTCGAGCGCCCGGAGCGGCTCGGCTTCACCCAGGGCTTCAACCTGCACTGGGGCAACGCGCTGACGCCCTGCGCCGCGCTGGCGGTCCGGGTCTACTCTGACGCCAGGAACGTCCTCTCCGGCATCATCGACTCCCACGACAACCTGAGGAAACTGCAGGAGGACTTCATGAAGGCGCTGACCTGGCTGCTGCTGCGGAACTGTGTGCAGAGGCAGAAAGGTTTGCTGTGGAGCAGCGAGGTCGGGTCGACCATCGGAGGCGTGAAgtcccagtcctcccagttgGCCCAGACCACATGTAACCCGCCGTCCGAGGCTGTCGTGGTGGAGTCCAACATGTCCTCTCTCAGGTTCAGACAGGACAGCTCCAGTTTGACGTCGTTCGGGGACTGGTCGGACGAGGACGACCTGTTCGGGCCTCAGCCGGCCCGGCGGACCGTGGCGTTGGTGACTGCGGAGGCGCAGCGGGGACACGCGGCGCTGCAGACCGGCGCCTCGCTGCCCGGCTCTGTAGAGATGGACAGCCTGTTTGAGAACATGGCGCTGTCC GCGCTGCAGCCGCTGCAGCCTCTGGGGCTCAGCATCGGCATGCCGGC GGTGGACAGAGGCCGAAACCCGGAGGTGCTCAGAGAAAGCCCTCACCTGAACTTCAGCTGCCCGCAGTCGGAGGTGTTCAACCTGCCTCCGGTTTGGAGGACGGCGCCGCTGCTCCCGTCCCGCCTGCTGTCGCTCAGGCCGCTGTTCCCGGAGGAATGGTTTCGCTTCAGCCTGGGGCGCTTTGGGCTGGCAGCGCAGGGGGAACCCCTGGAGGACATGACCAAAGCCCTGAAGGAGGACGAGGTTCTGAAGGAGCTGCACGTGAAGGTGGCGCTGTCCTGCCTCATCTCTGTGGGGGCGGAGTCGGCGTTCACCAGCCCCAGTTACATCTACAGGCTGTACTGCGGAGATGTGCCGTGGACGGAGGGACTGGACTGGCTGTCTTCAAGTAAAGATCTTTACCAGCTCACACTGCAGGCCTTCAG GTTTAGCTTCAAGCTGCTCTTTGACCAGGCCAGCCTGGGGCCGATGGAGTCCCCAGAGGAACTGTTCAGCACTTTAGAGGAATATGAACGGGACTGGTACATCGGCCTGGTGACGGAAAGAGGCTGGCACGACAGCGTCCTTCAGGAGAAGCCCTTCCTGTTCTCCCTGGGACACGACCTCACCATG GGAACCTACACGGGTCGGGTCCTGTCCCTGCAGGAGCAGCTGGTGCAGGTCGGCCGTCTGAACGGAgagggggtcagaggtcagtgggCAAACCTTTCTTGGGAACTCCTGTACGCCACCAAC GACGATGAGGAGCGGTACAGCATCCAGGCTCACCCGTTCATGCTCCGAAACTTGACAGTTCAGGCCGCC GACCCGCCGCTGGGTTACCCCATCTACTCCTCCGCCCCACTCCACTTCCCCTGCCTCTGA